One Pseudomonas rhizophila DNA window includes the following coding sequences:
- a CDS encoding tripartite tricarboxylate transporter TctB family protein — MLIQRIFASVLLLVCVGLALMAWPYQAAFSYEPVGPRAFPLLMIGLLSLALLYMVFRPTPIVHSDEDPQLDRETLQKIGICVVLLLIFAGTFEPLGFILASILVGVPMARLYGGRWVPSVVIISLMAIGLYLLFDKLMDVPLPLGLLDVLEN, encoded by the coding sequence ATGCTCATCCAACGTATTTTCGCTTCAGTGCTGCTGCTGGTTTGCGTCGGCCTCGCGCTGATGGCCTGGCCCTACCAGGCAGCCTTTTCCTATGAACCGGTCGGGCCGCGCGCCTTCCCCTTGCTGATGATCGGGCTGCTGAGCCTGGCCCTGCTTTATATGGTGTTTCGTCCGACGCCCATCGTGCACAGCGACGAAGATCCGCAACTGGATCGCGAGACCCTGCAGAAAATCGGCATCTGCGTAGTGCTGCTGCTGATATTCGCCGGGACCTTCGAACCCCTGGGTTTCATCCTCGCCAGCATTTTGGTCGGGGTTCCGATGGCGCGCCTGTATGGCGGTCGTTGGGTGCCGAGCGTGGTGATCATCAGCCTGATGGCCATCGGTCTCTATCTGTTGTTCGACAAGCTGATGGACGTGCCGCTGCCCCTGGGCCTGCTCGACGTCCTGGAGAATTGA
- a CDS encoding enoyl-CoA hydratase/isomerase family protein, with the protein MNLHFEELTGINGARIGIATLDAEKSLNALSLPMINALRDRLDAWAREPQIVCVLLRGNGAKAFCAGGEVRSLVEACRAQPGEVPPLAAQFFAAEYRLDFNLHTFPKPLVCWGHGYVLGGGMGLLQGANIRIVTPSTRLAMPEISIGLYPDVGASWFLSRLPGKLGLFLGLTGAHMNARDAIDLGLADRFLLDEQQDDLIEGLLQLNWQEQTPMQLNSLLKALQQEAVAQLPEAQWLPRRQKIDEWLDVSDVRCAWKALSLLVDHSDPLIARAAKTMTEGCPLTAHLVWEQIARARHLSLASVLRMEYTLSLNCCRHPEFSEGVRARLIDKDHKPRWHWPDINHVPAAAVEAHFHKAWEGRHPLADLSNE; encoded by the coding sequence ATGAATCTGCACTTCGAAGAACTCACTGGCATCAATGGCGCCCGTATCGGCATCGCCACCCTGGATGCTGAAAAATCCTTGAATGCCCTCTCCTTGCCGATGATCAACGCCCTGCGCGATCGTCTCGACGCCTGGGCCAGAGAACCGCAAATCGTCTGTGTATTGTTGCGCGGCAACGGCGCCAAGGCGTTTTGCGCCGGCGGCGAAGTGCGCAGCCTGGTAGAGGCCTGCCGCGCTCAACCAGGTGAAGTACCGCCCTTGGCGGCGCAATTTTTTGCCGCGGAGTACCGACTGGACTTCAACCTGCACACTTTTCCCAAACCCTTGGTGTGCTGGGGCCATGGCTACGTGCTTGGCGGCGGCATGGGGCTGTTGCAAGGCGCGAATATTCGGATCGTCACACCGAGCACGCGCCTGGCGATGCCGGAAATCAGCATCGGCCTGTACCCGGATGTCGGCGCCAGTTGGTTCCTGTCGCGGCTGCCCGGCAAGCTTGGCCTGTTCCTGGGCCTGACGGGCGCCCATATGAATGCCCGGGACGCCATTGACCTGGGTCTGGCCGACCGTTTCCTGTTGGATGAACAACAGGACGATCTGATCGAAGGCCTGCTGCAACTCAATTGGCAGGAACAGACGCCCATGCAGCTCAACAGCTTGCTCAAGGCCTTGCAACAGGAAGCCGTCGCCCAGTTGCCCGAGGCGCAATGGCTACCGCGTCGGCAGAAAATCGACGAATGGCTGGATGTCAGCGATGTGCGCTGCGCCTGGAAAGCCCTCAGCCTGCTGGTGGACCATTCAGACCCATTGATCGCCCGGGCGGCCAAGACCATGACCGAAGGCTGCCCGCTGACTGCTCATCTGGTCTGGGAACAGATCGCCCGAGCCCGGCATTTGTCATTGGCAAGTGTGTTGCGCATGGAATACACCTTGAGCCTCAACTGCTGCCGACACCCTGAATTCAGCGAGGGCGTGCGGGCGCGGCTGATCGACAAAGACCACAAGCCCCGCTGGCACTGGCCGGACATCAACCATGTCCCCGCAGCAGCGGTCGAGGCGCATTTTCACAAGGCCTGGGAAGGGCGGCATCCGCTGGCGGATTTGTCTAACGAGTAA
- the ung gene encoding uracil-DNA glycosylase, with product MTADDRIKLEPSWKQALRAEFDQPYMAELREFLRREYAAGKEIYPPASLIFNALNSTPLDKVKVVILGQDPYHGPGQAHGLCFSVQPGVPAPPSLVNIYKELKRDLNIDIPNHGYLQSWADQGVLLLNTTMTVERANANSHAGKGWQHFTDRVIEVVSEHQPHLVFLLWGAHAQGKQKLIDATKHLVLTSVHPSPLSAYRGFLGCGHFSRANKFLEQQGEAPIDWRLPPV from the coding sequence ATGACTGCTGACGACCGTATCAAACTCGAACCGAGCTGGAAGCAAGCCCTGCGTGCCGAGTTCGACCAGCCCTATATGGCAGAGTTGCGTGAATTTCTGCGTCGGGAGTACGCCGCCGGCAAGGAAATTTACCCACCGGCATCGTTGATTTTCAATGCCCTCAACTCCACGCCGCTGGACAAGGTCAAGGTCGTGATCCTCGGCCAGGACCCTTATCACGGCCCAGGCCAGGCTCATGGTTTGTGCTTTTCAGTGCAGCCGGGCGTGCCGGCGCCGCCCTCGCTGGTGAACATCTACAAGGAATTGAAACGCGATCTGAATATCGACATCCCGAATCACGGCTACCTGCAAAGTTGGGCCGACCAGGGGGTGTTGCTGCTCAACACCACCATGACCGTGGAGCGTGCCAATGCCAACTCCCACGCAGGCAAGGGATGGCAGCACTTTACTGATCGGGTCATTGAAGTGGTCAGTGAGCACCAGCCGCATTTGGTCTTTCTACTGTGGGGCGCTCATGCCCAAGGCAAGCAGAAGCTGATCGATGCCACCAAACACTTGGTGCTGACCTCCGTCCACCCGTCGCCGCTGTCGGCTTACCGCGGTTTCCTGGGGTGCGGGCATTTCAGTCGGGCCAACAAGTTTCTTGAGCAACAGGGCGAAGCGCCGATTGATTGGCGGTTGCCGCCGGTTTAA
- a CDS encoding response regulator: MRVLLVEDHLQLAESVAQALKSTGLTVDVLHDGVAADLALSSEEYAVAILDVGLPRMDGFEVLARLRARGKTLPVLMLTARSDVKDRVHGLNLGADDYLAKPFELTELEARVKALLRRSVLGGERQQRCGGLIYDLDTRRFTLDDELLTLTSREQAVLEALIARPGRVMSKEQLAAQVFGLDEEASPDAIEIYVHRLRKKLDGHAVAIVTFRGLGYLLETRDA; this comes from the coding sequence ATGCGTGTCCTGCTCGTCGAAGACCATCTCCAGCTGGCCGAAAGTGTAGCCCAGGCGCTCAAGAGCACCGGTTTGACCGTGGATGTGCTGCACGACGGGGTGGCGGCTGACCTGGCTTTGAGCAGCGAGGAGTACGCGGTCGCGATTCTCGATGTGGGGCTGCCACGCATGGACGGTTTCGAGGTGCTGGCCCGGCTGCGGGCCCGCGGCAAGACCTTACCGGTGTTGATGCTGACTGCCCGTAGCGACGTCAAGGACCGGGTTCATGGCCTGAACCTGGGTGCTGACGATTACCTGGCCAAGCCGTTCGAGCTCACGGAGCTGGAGGCTCGGGTCAAGGCACTGTTGCGCCGTAGCGTATTGGGGGGCGAACGCCAGCAGCGCTGTGGTGGGTTGATTTATGACCTGGACACCCGCCGCTTCACCCTCGACGACGAATTGCTGACCCTGACTTCCCGCGAGCAGGCCGTGCTGGAGGCGTTGATCGCCCGGCCAGGGCGGGTGATGAGCAAGGAGCAGCTTGCGGCCCAGGTGTTCGGCCTGGACGAAGAGGCCAGCCCCGATGCCATCGAAATCTACGTCCACCGCCTGCGCAAGAAACTCGACGGCCATGCCGTGGCGATCGTGACATTCCGTGGCCTCGGCTACCTGCTGGAAACCCGCGATGCATAA
- a CDS encoding sensor histidine kinase — protein sequence MHKPDSLRWRLLWNLALLLVVLMLASGLSAYWNGREAADTAYDRTLLASARTIAAGLSQRDGSLSADVPYVALDTFAYDSAGRIYYQVNDIHQKLISGYENLPGPPPGTPRTDDYPALARFYNASYQGQDVRVVSLLKAVSEPNMNGMAEIRVAETEEARISMARGLMADTLLRLGMLAVGALLMVWFAVSAALRPLERLRTAVEERQPDDLRPLPLVEVQHELWPLVRALNHFTERLRGQFERQAQFIADAAHELRTPLAALKARLELGLRASEPAIWRETLETAAQGTDRLTHLANQLLSLARVENGARAIAEGGAQLLDLSQLARELGMAMAPLAHARGVALALEADEPVWLRGEPTLLNELLSNLVDNALAHTPSGGNVILRVTAPAVLEVEDDGPGIPPHERDRVFERFYRRNQQVAGSGLGLAIVGEICRAHLAQITLHDGQEGGLKVRVSFIPGSD from the coding sequence ATGCATAAGCCCGACAGTTTACGTTGGCGACTGCTCTGGAACCTGGCACTGCTGTTGGTGGTACTGATGCTCGCCAGTGGCCTGAGTGCCTATTGGAACGGTCGCGAAGCCGCGGACACGGCCTACGACCGCACGCTGCTGGCCTCCGCCCGGACCATCGCCGCCGGCCTGTCGCAACGCGACGGCAGCCTCAGCGCGGATGTGCCTTACGTGGCCCTGGATACCTTTGCCTACGACAGCGCCGGGCGTATTTACTACCAGGTCAATGACATCCACCAGAAGCTGATTTCCGGCTACGAAAATCTCCCAGGTCCACCGCCCGGTACGCCGCGTACCGACGATTACCCGGCCCTGGCGCGCTTTTATAACGCCAGCTATCAGGGGCAGGATGTGCGGGTGGTGAGCCTGCTCAAGGCGGTGAGTGAACCGAACATGAATGGCATGGCGGAGATTCGCGTGGCGGAAACCGAAGAGGCGCGGATCAGCATGGCCCGCGGCTTGATGGCCGACACACTGTTGCGCCTGGGTATGCTGGCGGTGGGCGCGCTGCTGATGGTGTGGTTCGCCGTCAGTGCCGCCTTGCGCCCCCTGGAGCGCTTGCGCACGGCGGTGGAGGAGCGTCAGCCGGATGATTTGCGGCCATTGCCCCTGGTGGAGGTCCAGCATGAACTCTGGCCACTGGTGCGGGCCCTCAACCATTTCACCGAGCGTCTTCGCGGGCAATTCGAGCGTCAGGCGCAATTCATCGCCGACGCCGCCCATGAACTGCGCACGCCTTTGGCTGCGCTGAAGGCCCGGCTCGAGCTGGGGCTACGCGCCAGCGAGCCGGCAATCTGGCGTGAAACCCTGGAAACCGCGGCCCAAGGCACGGATCGGTTGACCCATCTGGCGAATCAGTTGCTGTCCCTGGCGCGTGTCGAAAATGGTGCCCGGGCCATCGCCGAGGGCGGCGCGCAGTTGCTTGATCTCAGCCAATTGGCACGGGAGCTGGGTATGGCCATGGCCCCGTTGGCCCATGCCCGTGGCGTGGCGTTGGCTTTGGAAGCCGACGAACCGGTATGGCTGCGAGGTGAGCCGACCTTGTTGAACGAGTTGTTGAGCAACCTGGTGGACAACGCCCTGGCCCATACCCCATCGGGCGGCAATGTGATCCTGCGGGTCACAGCGCCTGCGGTGCTTGAGGTCGAGGACGACGGGCCGGGCATCCCGCCGCATGAGCGAGACCGCGTGTTCGAGCGCTTCTATCGACGCAATCAGCAAGTGGCCGGTTCGGGTCTGGGGTTGGCTATCGTCGGTGAAATCTGCCGTGCGCACCTGGCGCAAATCACGCTGCATGATGGGCAGGAGGGTGGTTTGAAAGTTAGGGTGAGCTTTATCCCCGGTTCAGATTGA
- a CDS encoding tripartite tricarboxylate transporter permease: protein MDTLNYLGQGFGVALTPYNLVTALSGTLIGTVVGLLPGLGPINGVALLIPIAFALGLPPESALILLAAVYLGCEYGGRISSILLNIPGEASTVMTTLDGYPMARKGMAGVALSLSAWSSFLGAFIATCGMVLFAPLLAKWAIAFGPAEYFVLMVFAIVCLGGMAGDRPLKTFIAALIGLFLSCVGIDANSGVYRFTGDNIHLTDGIQFVVLVLGLFSISEILLLLEKTHRGQEAVKATGRMMFNVKEAASVFWVNMRCGVLGFIMGVLPGAGATLASAVAYMTEKRIAGASGTFGQGDKRGLAAPETAIGGAACGALVPMLTLGVPGSGTTAVMIGALSLYNITPGPLLFQQQPDIVWGLIASLFVANIMLVILNIPMIRVFTRILAVPNWALVPVIAIITGIGVYAVHATTFDLFLMIGIGIFGYILRKLDFPLSPVLLGFILGGLMEQNLRRALSISNGALEILWSSPITLGCWVLTVIMLLMPLLRIWRRRSAQRRALANV from the coding sequence ATGGATACCCTGAATTATCTCGGCCAGGGTTTTGGCGTTGCACTGACCCCCTACAACCTCGTTACCGCCCTGAGCGGCACCCTGATCGGCACCGTGGTCGGCCTGCTGCCGGGCCTGGGCCCGATCAATGGCGTGGCGTTGCTGATCCCGATTGCATTCGCCCTCGGTCTGCCACCGGAGTCGGCCCTGATCCTGCTGGCGGCCGTATACCTGGGTTGCGAATACGGCGGACGAATCAGCTCGATCCTGCTCAACATCCCGGGTGAAGCCTCCACCGTCATGACCACCCTGGACGGTTACCCGATGGCCCGCAAAGGCATGGCCGGCGTCGCCCTTTCGCTGTCGGCGTGGAGTTCGTTCCTCGGTGCATTCATTGCCACTTGCGGGATGGTGCTGTTCGCCCCGCTGCTGGCCAAATGGGCGATTGCCTTCGGACCGGCGGAATATTTCGTGCTGATGGTGTTCGCCATTGTCTGTCTCGGCGGCATGGCCGGAGACCGCCCGCTCAAGACCTTCATCGCGGCGCTGATCGGGCTGTTCCTGTCCTGCGTCGGGATTGACGCCAACAGCGGCGTCTACCGTTTCACCGGGGACAATATCCATTTGACCGACGGCATCCAGTTCGTCGTGCTGGTGCTGGGCCTGTTCTCCATCAGTGAAATTCTGTTGCTGCTGGAAAAGACCCATCGCGGCCAGGAAGCGGTGAAAGCCACCGGGCGGATGATGTTCAACGTCAAGGAAGCGGCGTCGGTGTTCTGGGTGAACATGCGATGCGGCGTGCTTGGCTTCATCATGGGCGTGTTGCCAGGTGCCGGTGCGACGCTGGCCAGTGCCGTGGCGTACATGACGGAAAAACGCATCGCCGGTGCAAGCGGTACGTTCGGCCAAGGTGACAAGCGTGGCCTCGCCGCCCCGGAAACCGCCATCGGCGGCGCCGCCTGCGGTGCGTTGGTGCCGATGCTGACCCTGGGTGTTCCGGGTTCCGGCACCACGGCGGTGATGATCGGCGCGCTGTCGCTGTACAACATCACTCCAGGTCCACTGCTGTTCCAGCAACAACCTGACATCGTCTGGGGTCTGATCGCTTCGTTGTTCGTCGCCAACATCATGCTGGTGATCCTCAACATCCCGATGATCCGCGTCTTCACCCGTATCCTGGCCGTGCCGAACTGGGCATTGGTACCGGTCATCGCGATCATCACCGGGATCGGCGTCTACGCGGTGCACGCCACCACGTTCGACCTGTTCCTGATGATCGGTATCGGCATCTTCGGTTACATCCTGCGCAAGCTGGACTTCCCGTTGTCGCCGGTCCTGTTGGGCTTCATCCTCGGTGGCCTGATGGAACAGAACCTGCGTCGTGCGCTGTCGATTTCCAACGGGGCGCTGGAAATCCTCTGGTCGAGCCCGATCACCCTGGGTTGCTGGGTATTGACCGTCATCATGCTGCTGATGCCATTGCTGCGGATCTGGCGCCGTCGCTCGGCTCAACGTCGCGCCCTGGCCAATGTCTAA
- a CDS encoding putative urea ABC transporter substrate-binding protein yields the protein MLKLRLCALLLATFSALVSPSSPAAQKDHFSVCWTIYAGWMPWEYAGSQGIVDKWAKKYGITIDVVQLNDYVESINQYTAGQFDGCTMTNMDALTIPAAGGVDSTALIVSDFSNGNDGIVLKGDGKKVTDLKGMDVNLVELSVSHYLLARALDSVGLTEKDLKVVNTSDADISAAFNTDQVKAVTTWNPMLSDIKAQPGVSEVFNSSQIPGEIMDMMVVNTQTLQDNPALGKALTGAWFEVVALMDAKNAASKTALEHMAKASGTDLAGFQSQLDTTKLFATPKEALSFATSKQLPATMRKVAEFSFQHGLLGEGAKDTNAVGMTFANGVTSGDKANLKLRFDPTYVQLAADAKL from the coding sequence ATGCTCAAGCTTCGTCTTTGCGCCCTGCTCCTCGCTACGTTCTCGGCCCTCGTAAGCCCCTCGTCCCCTGCCGCGCAAAAAGACCATTTCAGCGTCTGCTGGACCATTTACGCCGGATGGATGCCCTGGGAGTACGCCGGCAGCCAAGGCATTGTCGATAAATGGGCGAAAAAATACGGCATCACCATCGATGTCGTGCAGCTCAACGACTACGTCGAATCCATCAACCAATACACCGCCGGTCAGTTCGACGGCTGCACCATGACCAACATGGACGCCCTGACCATTCCCGCCGCCGGCGGCGTGGACAGCACCGCGCTGATCGTCAGCGATTTTTCCAACGGCAATGACGGCATCGTGCTCAAGGGTGACGGCAAGAAAGTCACCGACCTCAAGGGCATGGACGTCAACCTGGTGGAGCTGTCGGTCTCCCATTACCTGCTGGCCCGCGCCCTGGACTCGGTCGGTCTGACCGAGAAAGACCTGAAAGTCGTCAACACCTCCGATGCCGATATCTCCGCGGCCTTCAATACCGACCAGGTCAAGGCCGTCACCACCTGGAACCCGATGCTCTCGGACATCAAGGCCCAGCCCGGCGTGAGCGAGGTGTTCAATTCCAGCCAGATCCCGGGGGAGATCATGGACATGATGGTGGTCAACACCCAGACCCTGCAGGACAACCCGGCCCTGGGCAAAGCATTGACCGGTGCCTGGTTTGAAGTGGTGGCGCTGATGGATGCAAAAAACGCAGCCAGCAAGACCGCACTCGAACACATGGCCAAAGCCTCGGGCACCGATCTGGCCGGATTCCAGTCGCAACTGGACACCACCAAGCTGTTCGCCACGCCCAAGGAGGCCTTGAGCTTCGCCACCAGCAAGCAACTGCCCGCCACCATGCGCAAGGTCGCCGAGTTTTCGTTCCAGCACGGTTTGCTCGGCGAAGGCGCCAAGGACACCAACGCAGTCGGCATGACGTTTGCCAATGGCGTGACCAGCGGCGACAAGGCCAACCTCAAGCTGCGCTTTGACCCGACCTACGTGCAGCTGGCCGCCGACGCCAAGCTGTAA
- a CDS encoding HDOD domain-containing protein, with the protein MSDLADKVQRDLVEAIDNDDLVLPTLPEVALQIRRAAEDPEISVSNLSKVIGRDTALSARLIKVVNSPLLRATQEVTDLHTAITRLGVNYSSNLAIGLVMEQIFHARSEVVEQKMREVWRKSLEIAGVCYALCRIYTQLKPDQAALGGLVHQIGVLPILTYAEDNNELLSDPVSLNHVIETIHPVLGDKLLSVWEFPERLVKLPGLYLDFTRDSKQLDYVDLVQVAALYCYKDSDHPLGRIDAFGVPAFNKLGIDPENKARCAEIEEARSMFY; encoded by the coding sequence ATGAGCGATTTGGCGGATAAGGTCCAACGGGATTTGGTGGAGGCCATCGATAACGATGACCTGGTTCTGCCAACATTACCGGAAGTGGCCCTGCAGATTCGCCGGGCCGCCGAAGACCCGGAAATCAGCGTCAGCAACCTGAGCAAGGTGATTGGTCGTGACACGGCGCTTTCGGCGCGCCTGATAAAAGTGGTCAACAGCCCACTGCTGCGTGCGACCCAGGAAGTCACTGACCTGCACACAGCCATCACCCGGCTGGGAGTCAACTACAGCAGCAACCTGGCCATCGGCCTGGTCATGGAGCAGATTTTCCATGCCCGTTCCGAAGTGGTGGAACAGAAGATGCGCGAAGTCTGGCGTAAAAGCCTGGAAATCGCCGGTGTCTGCTATGCGTTGTGCCGGATCTATACGCAACTCAAACCCGATCAGGCCGCGCTGGGTGGGCTGGTGCATCAGATCGGCGTACTGCCGATTCTCACCTACGCCGAAGACAACAATGAATTGCTGTCTGACCCGGTCAGTCTCAATCACGTCATCGAGACGATTCACCCGGTGCTGGGAGACAAGTTGCTCAGTGTTTGGGAGTTTCCAGAAAGACTGGTGAAGCTGCCGGGGCTGTATCTGGACTTCACCCGAGATTCGAAGCAACTCGATTACGTCGACCTGGTGCAGGTAGCTGCGTTGTATTGCTACAAGGACTCCGACCACCCCCTGGGCAGGATCGATGCCTTCGGGGTACCGGCCTTCAATAAGCTGGGCATCGACCCGGAAAACAAAGCCCGGTGCGCGGAGATCGAAGAAGCGCGGTCGATGTTTTATTAA
- a CDS encoding AbrB family transcriptional regulator: protein MSKATLRQWWGTPLVGLAGGYLASLIGWPLPWMVGSLLAIILVRCLTPWQLMEIPGGRKCGQWVVGIGIGLHFTPVVMEQVLSHFVLIFFGALITSVSSVVSVWLMRRTGEDRATAFFSSMPGGSGEMVNLGARNGADLSRVAAGQSLRVLVVVLCVPAAFKYLLGEGAPVQHAATVDWLWLALLFPAGALLAWGWERLRQPNPWLFGPLLVSAAVSIGWDLHIGLPDGGSQIGQWLIGSGLGCHFNRQFFRRAPSFMGRTLIGTVLTMLIATLAALGLSTLTHLDLRSLTLGMMPGGIAEMSLTAETLQLSVPLVTALQVMRLLFVLFLAEPLFRYWIRKPGSV, encoded by the coding sequence ATGTCTAAAGCAACACTCAGACAATGGTGGGGAACACCGCTGGTCGGTCTGGCCGGCGGTTATCTGGCCAGCCTGATCGGCTGGCCTTTGCCCTGGATGGTTGGCTCGTTACTGGCGATCATCCTGGTGCGCTGCCTCACACCGTGGCAACTGATGGAAATCCCTGGCGGCCGTAAATGCGGCCAGTGGGTGGTCGGCATCGGTATCGGCCTGCACTTCACCCCGGTGGTGATGGAGCAGGTGCTGAGCCATTTTGTCCTGATCTTCTTCGGCGCGCTGATCACCAGCGTGTCCAGCGTGGTGAGTGTGTGGCTGATGCGCCGCACTGGCGAAGACCGCGCCACCGCTTTCTTCTCCAGCATGCCGGGCGGTTCCGGCGAGATGGTCAACCTCGGTGCCCGCAATGGCGCCGACCTGAGCCGCGTCGCTGCCGGCCAGAGCCTGCGGGTACTGGTGGTGGTGCTGTGCGTACCGGCCGCTTTCAAATACTTGCTCGGCGAAGGCGCCCCGGTGCAGCACGCTGCCACGGTGGATTGGCTGTGGCTGGCGCTGCTGTTCCCGGCAGGCGCCCTGCTCGCCTGGGGCTGGGAGCGTTTGCGCCAACCCAACCCGTGGCTGTTCGGACCGTTGCTGGTGAGTGCGGCGGTGAGCATCGGCTGGGATCTGCACATCGGCCTGCCCGACGGCGGCAGCCAGATCGGCCAGTGGCTGATCGGCAGCGGATTGGGTTGTCATTTCAACCGGCAGTTCTTCCGCCGCGCGCCGTCGTTCATGGGACGTACGCTGATCGGCACGGTGTTGACGATGCTGATCGCAACCCTCGCGGCCCTGGGCCTGAGCACGCTGACCCACCTGGACTTGCGGTCACTGACCTTGGGCATGATGCCCGGCGGTATTGCGGAAATGAGCCTGACGGCGGAGACGCTGCAACTGTCGGTACCGCTGGTGACGGCGTTGCAGGTGATGCGGCTGCTGTTTGTGCTGTTTCTGGCGGAGCCGTTGTTCAGGTATTGGATTCGCAAGCCGGGTTCGGTCTGA
- a CDS encoding Bug family tripartite tricarboxylate transporter substrate binding protein translates to MNLSLRKVALAAGCLMFAGQLLAEPKRPECIAPAAPGGGFDLTCKLAQSALVNEKLLTKPMRVTYMPGGVGAVAYNAVVAQRPADAGTLVAWSSGSLLNLAQGKFGRFDENAVRWLAAVGTSYGAIAVKSDSPYKNLDDLVQALKKDPGSVVIGSGGTVGSQDWMQTALIAKAAGIDPRKLRYVALEGGGEIATALLGGHIQVGSTDISDSMPHIQSGDMRLLAVFAEKRLDEPEMKDIPTAREQGYEIVWPVVRGFYLGPKVSDEDYAWWKNAFDKLLASEDFAKLRDQRELFPFAMTGPELDTYVKKQVADYKMLAKEFGLVQ, encoded by the coding sequence ATGAACCTATCACTGCGTAAAGTAGCCCTGGCCGCTGGTTGCCTGATGTTCGCCGGGCAGTTGCTCGCCGAACCCAAGCGTCCGGAATGCATCGCCCCGGCCGCGCCTGGCGGCGGTTTTGACCTGACGTGCAAATTGGCCCAAAGCGCCCTGGTGAACGAAAAACTGCTGACCAAACCGATGCGCGTGACCTACATGCCCGGCGGCGTCGGTGCAGTGGCCTACAACGCAGTGGTCGCGCAGCGCCCGGCCGACGCCGGCACGCTGGTGGCCTGGTCCAGTGGCTCGTTGCTGAACCTGGCCCAAGGCAAATTCGGGCGTTTCGACGAAAACGCCGTTCGCTGGTTGGCAGCCGTTGGCACCAGCTATGGCGCCATCGCGGTCAAGAGCGATTCGCCCTACAAGAACCTCGATGATCTGGTACAGGCACTGAAGAAAGATCCAGGCTCCGTGGTCATCGGTTCCGGCGGCACCGTGGGCAGCCAGGACTGGATGCAAACCGCGCTGATCGCCAAGGCCGCCGGTATCGACCCGCGCAAACTGCGCTACGTGGCGCTCGAAGGCGGTGGCGAGATCGCAACGGCACTGCTGGGCGGCCATATTCAGGTAGGCAGTACGGACATCTCCGACTCCATGCCACACATCCAGAGCGGCGACATGCGCCTGCTGGCGGTGTTCGCCGAGAAGCGCCTGGATGAGCCGGAAATGAAAGACATCCCGACCGCCCGTGAACAAGGCTACGAGATCGTCTGGCCAGTGGTTCGTGGCTTCTACCTCGGGCCGAAGGTCAGTGATGAAGACTACGCCTGGTGGAAAAATGCATTCGACAAGCTGCTGGCTTCCGAAGACTTCGCCAAGCTGCGTGACCAGCGCGAACTGTTTCCGTTCGCCATGACCGGTCCGGAACTGGACACCTACGTGAAGAAGCAAGTGGCCGACTACAAGATGCTGGCCAAAGAGTTTGGCCTGGTCCAGTAA